The following are encoded together in the Erwinia sp. E602 genome:
- a CDS encoding aspartate/glutamate racemase family protein: MTIIACLHAAESNAAVFEQALAALDYPDVQLLHRVESELFAQTQTEQGLTPEIADATRATIAALCQQADAVIVTCTTLGAAAWQVDFGKPVLRIDATLAKVASRYHGNILVLCTASSTMESTTRLFSAFIPGDRLAVELVPRAWAWFNQGDTDGYHQQIADYITGRAECPLGCIVLAQASMSGAEKRINTTLAVLTGPQVTLQAAIEALA, from the coding sequence ATGACCATTATTGCCTGCCTGCACGCGGCAGAGAGCAACGCTGCGGTATTTGAACAGGCGCTGGCAGCGCTGGACTACCCGGACGTGCAGTTGCTGCACCGGGTGGAGAGCGAGCTGTTTGCGCAGACCCAGACGGAGCAGGGGCTGACGCCGGAGATTGCCGACGCCACCCGCGCAACCATCGCCGCGCTGTGCCAGCAGGCCGATGCGGTGATCGTCACCTGTACCACGCTGGGCGCGGCGGCCTGGCAGGTCGACTTCGGCAAACCGGTGCTGCGCATTGATGCCACCCTGGCAAAGGTGGCGTCGCGCTATCACGGCAACATCCTGGTGCTGTGCACCGCCAGTTCGACGATGGAATCGACCACCCGGCTGTTCAGCGCCTTTATTCCCGGCGACCGGCTGGCGGTGGAGCTGGTGCCGCGCGCCTGGGCGTGGTTTAACCAGGGGGACACCGACGGCTATCATCAGCAGATCGCCGACTATATCACCGGCCGTGCCGAGTGCCCGCTCGGCTGCATTGTGCTGGCACAGGCTTCGATGAGCGGGGCGGAAAAACGCATCAACACCACGCTGGCGGTGCTCACCGGCCCGCAGGTAACGCTGCAGGCCGCGATCGAAGCGCTGGCCTGA
- a CDS encoding DUF441 domain-containing protein, with translation MFDLSLVILLFLAALSYFSHNMTVTIALLVLVAIRLTPLNQTFPWIEKQGVTVGIIILTIGVMAPLASGTLPSSTLLHSFLHWKSLLAIAVGIFVSWVGGKGVTLMSNQPTVVGGLLIGTIIGVSLFRGVPVGPLIAAGLVSLLIGKM, from the coding sequence ATGTTCGATCTTTCGCTGGTTATTCTGCTGTTCCTCGCCGCCCTGAGCTATTTCAGCCACAACATGACCGTTACCATCGCGCTGCTGGTGCTGGTCGCCATCCGCTTAACGCCGTTAAATCAGACCTTCCCGTGGATTGAGAAGCAGGGGGTAACGGTCGGCATCATCATTCTGACCATCGGCGTGATGGCGCCGCTGGCCAGCGGCACCCTGCCCAGCAGCACGCTGCTGCACTCGTTCCTGCACTGGAAATCGCTGCTGGCGATCGCGGTGGGTATTTTTGTCTCCTGGGTGGGCGGCAAAGGCGTCACGCTGATGAGCAACCAGCCAACGGTGGTCGGCGGCCTGCTGATCGGCACTATTATCGGCGTTTCGCTGTTTCGCGGCGTGCCGGTCGGCCCGCTGATCGCCGCCGGACTGGTCTCACTGCTGATCGGGAAGATGTAA